The following are encoded in a window of Raphanus sativus cultivar WK10039 unplaced genomic scaffold, ASM80110v3 Scaffold0123, whole genome shotgun sequence genomic DNA:
- the LOC108833716 gene encoding vacuolar-processing enzyme delta-isozyme-like, translated as MSFLGHFQLLVFLYALLLLSAESRKTQVFHDTESNDDGEAGTRWALLVAGSKGYENNRHQADICHAYQLLRKGGLQDENIIVFMYDDIAFNPKNPRSGVIINRPGGENVYHGVHKDYTGGAVNVDNFFSVLLGNESGVTGGSGKVVKSGPLIYYADHELTGSYVSMPTGDGLYAEDFIKVLEKMNILKRYKKMMIYIEACEFGSMFDHFLHVYSVENLSALKGVN; from the exons ATGTCTTTTCTTGGCCACTTTCaacttcttgtttttctttatgcTCTGCTCCTTCTCTCAGCAGAATCTCGCAAAACACAAGTATTTCATGATACTGAATCTAATGACGATGGTGAAGCAGGCACAAGATGGGCTTTACTGGTGGCTGGATCGAAAGGATATGAAAACAACAGGCAtc AGGCTGATATATGCCATGCATATCAACTACTGCGTAAAGGCGGTCTACAAGATGAAAATATCATTGTATTCATGTATGATGATATTGCCTTTAACCCTAAGAATCCTAGGAGTGGAGTTATCATTAACAGACCCGGTGGAGAGAATGTTTATCATGGAGTTCATAAG GACTATACTGGTGGCGCTGTGAATGTGGACAACTTTTTCAGTGTGTTACTAGGAAACGAAAGTGGAGTCACAGGAGGAAGTGGAAAAGTTGTGAAAAGTGGTCCACTCATATACTATGCGGACCATGAGCTTACGGGTTCCTATGTGT CAATGCCCACTGGTGACGGACTCTATGCAGAAGATTTCATCAAAGTTCTGGAGAAGATGAATATCCTAAAAAGATACAAAAAGATG ATGATATATATCGAAGCATGTGAGTTTGGGAGTATGTTTGATCACTTTTTGCATGTTTAC TCAGTGGAAAATCTATCCGCACTAAAGGGTGTAAACTGA